A window of Arcobacter sp. CECT 8986 contains these coding sequences:
- a CDS encoding NnrS family protein, with amino-acid sequence MQFSTLPNQPIIEKTWWKRFTSQPHQIFFSSSIFFAIFIMAISFSSFIANLDINFSLVHGFGLNFGVFTNAFLGFLITVIPKYTSSNVINKNKYLYAWIVYQVGILTALFINVIIGKIIVSFTIFYFIKIFFETIKAGKAINKEDSLFINYILILGATLLIIEAIFSTNLSMLIFFSYLLCIIFIIALKMIPAFFFTFTKTPINKLPKYTKQISILLLILTGISLQFQLAYLTAIISFISSLFFGFIIYKLNIVKKVPAILSILSVGLIWFEIAYISLFLESIFVTYSFKLSFHIFALGFATTLLIGFGSRVCLGHAVPAQVITADRYTKFLFLLTQVVIFARIITSIEFILNNDIYTLFLHLGFTLWILLFILWLFKYGRFLLRIKS; translated from the coding sequence ATGCAATTTTCAACACTCCCAAATCAACCAATAATTGAAAAAACTTGGTGGAAAAGATTTACTTCTCAACCACATCAAATATTTTTCTCTTCATCAATATTTTTTGCAATTTTTATTATGGCTATATCTTTTAGTAGTTTTATTGCAAATTTAGATATAAACTTTAGTTTAGTTCATGGATTTGGATTAAATTTTGGTGTTTTTACAAATGCTTTTTTAGGCTTTTTAATAACTGTAATACCTAAATATACCTCATCAAATGTTATAAATAAAAACAAATATTTATATGCGTGGATAGTTTATCAAGTAGGAATTTTGACAGCTTTATTTATAAATGTAATCATTGGAAAAATTATTGTTAGTTTTACAATATTTTATTTTATCAAAATATTTTTTGAGACAATAAAAGCTGGTAAAGCTATAAATAAAGAAGATAGTTTATTTATAAATTATATATTAATACTTGGTGCAACTTTACTAATAATAGAAGCTATTTTTTCTACAAATTTATCTATGCTTATATTCTTTTCATATTTACTTTGCATTATATTTATTATTGCACTTAAAATGATTCCTGCATTCTTTTTTACTTTTACAAAAACTCCAATAAATAAATTGCCTAAATATACAAAACAAATATCAATTTTATTACTTATTTTAACAGGTATATCATTACAATTTCAATTAGCATATTTGACTGCTATTATCTCATTTATTAGTTCTTTATTTTTTGGATTTATTATTTATAAATTAAATATAGTAAAAAAAGTTCCTGCAATTTTATCTATTTTATCAGTTGGTTTAATTTGGTTTGAGATTGCTTATATATCTTTGTTTTTAGAGTCTATATTTGTTACATATAGTTTTAAACTATCTTTTCATATCTTTGCTTTAGGTTTTGCAACTACACTTCTTATTGGCTTTGGTTCAAGGGTATGTTTAGGGCATGCTGTTCCAGCACAAGTAATTACTGCTGATAGATATACAAAATTTCTTTTCTTATTAACTCAAGTAGTTATTTTTGCAAGAATTATTACATCAATAGAGTTTATATTAAATAATGATATTTATACTCTATTTTTACATTTAGGTTTTACTCTTTGGATATTGCTATTTATATTATGGTTATTTAAATATGGTAGATTTTTATTAAGAATAAAATCTTAA
- the rho gene encoding transcription termination factor Rho produces MEESKTQSKTKSPKCNGNSSRKTRTHIPVEGHTIEKLREYPLEDLLKIAKELKVENPQELKRQDLMFSILKNQIDAGGFVLFTGILEIKEGGFGFLRAIDGNFSDTSSDSYVSATQIRKFALRTGDIVTGQVRPPNKESEKYYALLKIEAINYLPVNESKNRPLFDNLTPLYSTDRFKFEYNSNKMTGRILDLFAPMGKGQRGLIVAPPKTGKTELLKELAYGITRNHPETHLMVLLIDERPEEVTDMQRCVKGEVYSSTFDLPAHNHVRVAEIVIEKAKRLVEMKKDVVILLDSITRLARAYNTVTPSSGKVLSGGVDANALHKPKRFFGAARNIEEGGSLTIISTALIETGSKMDEVIFEEFKGTGNSEVVLSRNAANRRVYPALDIIKSGTRKEELLLTPEVLQKTWILRNAISSMDEVEALKFLYSKMQKTKDNEEFFNSMNE; encoded by the coding sequence ATGGAAGAGTCTAAAACTCAATCTAAAACAAAAAGTCCCAAATGTAACGGGAATTCTAGTAGAAAAACTAGAACTCATATCCCAGTTGAAGGGCATACGATAGAAAAACTAAGAGAATATCCTCTCGAAGATTTATTAAAAATCGCTAAAGAACTTAAAGTAGAAAATCCTCAAGAACTTAAAAGACAAGATTTAATGTTTTCAATTTTAAAAAATCAAATTGATGCAGGTGGATTTGTATTATTTACTGGTATTTTAGAGATAAAAGAGGGTGGATTTGGTTTTTTAAGAGCAATTGATGGTAATTTTTCAGATACTTCTAGTGATTCTTATGTATCTGCTACTCAAATTAGAAAGTTTGCATTAAGAACAGGTGATATAGTTACTGGACAAGTAAGACCACCAAACAAAGAGAGTGAAAAATATTATGCTTTATTAAAAATTGAAGCAATAAACTACTTACCTGTAAATGAATCTAAAAACAGACCTCTATTTGATAACTTAACTCCTTTATATTCTACTGATAGATTTAAATTTGAATATAACTCAAATAAAATGACAGGAAGAATACTTGACTTATTTGCACCTATGGGTAAAGGTCAAAGGGGATTAATCGTTGCCCCTCCAAAAACTGGTAAAACAGAACTATTAAAAGAGTTAGCATACGGTATTACAAGAAATCATCCAGAAACACACCTAATGGTTCTTCTAATTGATGAAAGACCAGAAGAGGTAACTGATATGCAAAGATGTGTAAAAGGAGAAGTTTATTCTTCTACTTTTGATTTACCTGCACATAATCATGTTAGAGTTGCTGAAATTGTTATTGAAAAAGCAAAAAGACTTGTAGAGATGAAAAAAGATGTTGTAATTTTACTTGATTCTATTACAAGATTAGCAAGAGCATACAATACTGTAACACCAAGTTCTGGAAAAGTACTTTCTGGTGGGGTTGATGCAAATGCACTACATAAACCAAAAAGATTCTTTGGTGCTGCTAGAAATATTGAAGAGGGTGGTTCTTTAACTATTATCTCAACTGCACTTATTGAAACTGGTTCAAAAATGGATGAAGTAATTTTTGAAGAGTTTAAAGGTACAGGTAACTCAGAAGTTGTATTAAGTAGAAATGCAGCAAATAGAAGAGTTTATCCAGCACTTGATATTATTAAATCAGGAACAAGAAAAGAAGAGTTACTTCTTACTCCAGAAGTTCTTCAAAAAACATGGATTTTAAGAAATGCAATTTCATCAATGGATGAAGTGGAAGCTTTAAAATTCTTATACTCAAAAATGCAAAAAACTAAAGATAACGAAGAATTCTTTAACTCAATGAATGAATAG
- a CDS encoding hydrolase, with the protein MRIHANDALFCLVDVQERLFPHIKDYEKLEKNLLTLVKGLQLHEMPFIINEQYKKGIGETIPSLNELVESYPHFEKTTFSCCKNEPTFEAIKELKRKFVIVAGIETHVCVLQTCIDLLEAGLQPVLVTDCVGSRKEHDTEVAISRLVQAGVIPTTYESLLFELTVNAKHPAFKEISKLVK; encoded by the coding sequence ATGAGAATTCATGCAAATGATGCACTATTTTGTTTAGTGGATGTACAAGAAAGACTATTTCCACATATAAAAGATTATGAGAAGTTAGAAAAAAATCTTCTAACATTGGTAAAAGGTTTACAGTTACATGAAATGCCTTTTATCATAAATGAACAGTATAAAAAAGGAATAGGTGAGACAATACCAAGTTTAAATGAACTAGTTGAGTCTTATCCTCATTTTGAAAAAACTACTTTTTCTTGTTGTAAAAATGAACCAACATTTGAAGCAATAAAAGAGCTAAAAAGAAAGTTTGTTATAGTTGCAGGTATTGAAACACATGTTTGTGTATTGCAAACTTGTATTGATTTATTAGAAGCTGGATTACAACCTGTATTGGTTACTGATTGTGTTGGTTCTAGAAAAGAACATGATACAGAAGTTGCTATAAGTAGATTAGTTCAAGCTGGAGTAATTCCTACAACTTACGAATCACTTTTATTTGAACTTACAGTAAATGCAAAACATCCTGCATTTAAAGAGATTTCAAAGTTAGTAAAATAG
- the hemC gene encoding hydroxymethylbilane synthase has protein sequence MEKLVIATRRSKLALWQSEYIKDRLLELYPNMTIELNEISTRADKILDVPLAKIGGKGLFTKELEIALLNKEADIAVHSLKDVPVVFEDGFKLAAVTKRFDPRDAFLSEKYSSIDELPQGAVVGTTSLRRRMELKMLRPDINLKDLRGNINTRIAKLKAGEYDAIILAATGVQKLKIEGEVKHFAPISTDKMTPSMGQAILGIETLDNPELIELLSALHDKDAHIEATIERDFVRVLEGGCQVPIGVKATISEDKQTVKVDAIVGMPDASEHIEDSVTVEIGKFETVGKEMAQKFIAKGAKELLAKAEKVAFQ, from the coding sequence ATGGAAAAACTAGTAATTGCAACAAGAAGAAGTAAATTAGCATTATGGCAAAGTGAATATATCAAAGATAGACTATTAGAGTTATATCCAAATATGACTATTGAGTTAAATGAAATATCAACAAGAGCAGATAAAATATTAGATGTTCCATTGGCAAAAATTGGTGGAAAAGGTCTATTTACAAAAGAGTTAGAAATAGCACTACTAAATAAAGAAGCTGATATTGCAGTACATAGTTTAAAAGATGTTCCAGTTGTATTTGAAGATGGTTTTAAACTAGCAGCTGTTACAAAAAGATTTGACCCAAGAGATGCATTTTTAAGTGAAAAATATTCAAGTATAGATGAACTTCCACAAGGTGCAGTTGTAGGAACAACAAGTCTTAGAAGAAGAATGGAATTAAAAATGTTAAGACCTGATATAAATCTAAAAGATTTAAGAGGTAATATAAATACAAGAATTGCTAAGTTAAAAGCAGGTGAATATGATGCAATTATTTTAGCAGCAACTGGTGTACAAAAATTGAAAATTGAAGGTGAAGTTAAACATTTTGCTCCAATCTCAACTGATAAAATGACTCCATCAATGGGACAAGCAATTTTAGGAATTGAGACTTTAGATAATCCAGAATTAATTGAACTTTTATCAGCATTACATGATAAAGATGCACATATTGAAGCTACAATTGAAAGAGACTTTGTAAGAGTATTAGAAGGTGGTTGTCAAGTTCCAATCGGTGTAAAAGCTACAATTAGTGAAGATAAACAAACTGTAAAAGTTGATGCAATAGTTGGAATGCCAGATGCAAGTGAACATATTGAAGATAGTGTAACTGTTGAAATAGGTAAATTTGAAACAGTTGGTAAAGAAATGGCACAAAAATTCATAGCAAAAGGTGCAAAAGAGTTATTAGCAAAAGCAGAAAAGGTAGCTTTCCAATAA
- the prpF gene encoding 2-methylaconitate cis-trans isomerase PrpF produces the protein MSYEPQITVRATYMRGGTSKGTFFNIDDLPLEARNNQEAKDKLLLRVVGSPDPYKKQIDGMGGATSSTSKTVLVGKSEVEGHDVDYYFGQVSIDKPFMDWSGNCGNLSSAVGPFAIKSGLVDNVPQDGICCVKIWQANIKKTILCYVPIKNGIVQEIGDYKIDGVAFPAAEIKLEFVEPVDPSEELFPTGNLVDDLEVPGIGTFKATMITAGIPTIFLNADELGYKGTELQPDINSDEEALTKFETIRAYGAIKMGLISDIKEAQTRAHTPKIAYVSKSQDYTASSGKQITTSDIDLNVRALSMGQLHHAMMGTASVAIGVAACVPGTLVNIAAGGGEKDNVTFGHPSGTLKVGAILSQQDGKYKVEKASMSRSARVIMDGFVHVPADTMK, from the coding sequence ATGAGTTATGAACCACAAATTACTGTAAGAGCTACGTATATGCGTGGTGGTACAAGTAAAGGGACATTTTTTAATATTGATGATTTACCACTTGAAGCAAGAAATAATCAAGAAGCAAAAGACAAACTTTTATTAAGAGTTGTTGGAAGCCCAGACCCATACAAAAAACAAATTGATGGGATGGGTGGAGCAACTTCAAGTACTTCAAAAACTGTTCTAGTAGGAAAAAGTGAAGTAGAAGGTCATGATGTTGATTACTATTTTGGTCAAGTATCAATAGACAAACCATTTATGGATTGGTCAGGAAACTGTGGTAATTTATCAAGTGCAGTTGGGCCATTTGCAATTAAAAGTGGTTTGGTAGATAATGTTCCACAAGATGGTATTTGTTGTGTTAAAATTTGGCAAGCAAATATCAAAAAAACAATTCTTTGCTATGTTCCTATTAAAAATGGAATAGTTCAAGAAATTGGTGATTATAAAATTGATGGTGTTGCTTTTCCTGCAGCTGAAATCAAGCTAGAGTTTGTAGAGCCAGTTGATCCAAGTGAAGAACTTTTTCCAACTGGTAATTTAGTTGATGATTTAGAAGTTCCAGGTATTGGTACTTTTAAAGCGACTATGATAACAGCTGGAATTCCTACTATCTTTTTAAATGCAGATGAGTTAGGATACAAAGGAACAGAACTACAACCTGATATCAATTCAGATGAAGAAGCTTTAACTAAATTTGAAACAATTAGAGCTTATGGTGCTATAAAAATGGGATTAATTTCTGATATAAAAGAAGCACAAACAAGAGCACATACTCCAAAAATTGCCTATGTTTCTAAATCTCAAGACTATACAGCATCAAGTGGTAAACAAATTACTACATCTGATATTGATTTAAATGTTAGAGCTTTATCTATGGGACAACTTCATCATGCGATGATGGGTACAGCTTCAGTTGCAATTGGTGTTGCAGCTTGTGTTCCTGGAACTTTAGTAAATATTGCAGCAGGTGGAGGAGAAAAAGACAATGTAACTTTTGGACATCCATCTGGAACTTTAAAAGTTGGTGCAATATTAAGCCAACAAGATGGTAAATACAAAGTAGAAAAAGCAAGTATGAGTAGAAGTGCAAGAGTAATTATGGATGGTTTTGTACACGTTCCTGCTGATACAATGAAATAA
- a CDS encoding DNA polymerase III subunit gamma/tau: MSEVLTDKKVLALKYRPKRFEDLVGQSTISQTLSLALDSNRLSHAYLFSGLRGSGKTSTARIMAKALLCSNGPTSKPCEVCENCQSANANRHLDIIEMDAASNRGIDDIKDLIEHTKYKPSSARFKVFIIDEVHMLTTQAFNALLKTLEEPPSFVKFILATTDPLKLPATILSRTQHFRFNKISNSDVVHHLAHILIEEDVEYETEALEILARSGQGSLRDTLTLLDQAIIYSKGKVNTIAVVEMLGLIEPKVMDEIFDIVLNKKDITTLIKKLENYEVSQVCDEMTIYLKQKMLDKDAKFDLLLFDRFFRILGDAKHLLALNSDSSFVLILSLLKMQEATNLKSIQDIINQVEQVEVQPAVKEAISSQKVLEDAKEDTNHLYSEVKQEEIKPAEISKEEIKQKVEENLETIKPQVQVQEEVSDSNPFETPFDMEPETKIEEPNVADIVMSSENNTLDLNVIDAVEFTTPFDENFEDTNFEPNEQYEQPATSNSVVEEPIVQETQKTNEIEQQNSTIENEDSDDALNDALSSHLEQEKDPAFELYEKVINRVYDRDVRLGECFEDNFVFKSYEDKKLQIISYAQGDERKFLFKHFGILKTFIYDVFGSETELDFIKDDSSSTQKKKSKVEEKPQINEEANPVSSQTQQQVVEPQAIEDDLQGGSGCVATMHNSEKPTPSQQELEINDILNSKMLNKAKELFDIKKITVKTKT, from the coding sequence ATGAGTGAAGTACTAACAGATAAAAAAGTTTTAGCATTAAAATATAGACCAAAAAGATTTGAGGATTTAGTAGGGCAAAGTACAATTTCTCAAACATTATCGTTAGCATTAGATTCAAATAGATTATCACATGCATATCTTTTTAGTGGATTAAGAGGAAGTGGAAAAACAAGTACAGCTAGAATTATGGCTAAAGCACTTTTATGTTCAAATGGTCCTACATCAAAACCTTGTGAAGTTTGTGAAAATTGTCAAAGTGCAAATGCAAATAGACACTTAGATATTATAGAAATGGATGCTGCTAGTAATAGGGGAATTGATGATATTAAAGATTTAATAGAGCACACTAAATATAAACCAAGTAGTGCAAGATTTAAAGTATTTATTATTGATGAAGTTCATATGCTTACAACTCAAGCTTTTAATGCTTTATTAAAGACATTAGAAGAGCCACCAAGTTTTGTAAAATTTATTTTGGCTACTACTGACCCTTTAAAATTACCTGCAACAATATTAAGTAGAACTCAGCATTTTAGATTTAATAAAATATCAAACTCTGATGTTGTTCATCATTTAGCACATATTTTAATAGAAGAAGATGTTGAGTATGAAACTGAAGCACTTGAAATTTTAGCAAGAAGTGGACAAGGTAGTTTAAGAGATACATTAACACTACTTGACCAAGCAATTATTTATTCAAAAGGTAAAGTAAATACTATTGCAGTTGTTGAGATGTTAGGTTTAATAGAACCAAAAGTAATGGATGAGATTTTTGATATTGTTTTAAATAAAAAAGATATTACTACATTAATAAAAAAACTTGAAAATTATGAAGTATCACAAGTTTGTGATGAAATGACAATCTATTTAAAACAAAAAATGTTAGATAAAGATGCAAAATTTGATTTACTTTTATTTGATAGATTTTTTAGAATATTAGGAGATGCAAAACATCTTTTAGCTTTAAATTCTGATTCAAGCTTTGTTTTAATTTTAAGTTTATTAAAAATGCAAGAAGCAACTAATTTAAAATCAATTCAAGATATTATAAATCAAGTAGAGCAAGTAGAAGTTCAACCAGCTGTAAAAGAGGCTATTTCCTCTCAGAAAGTTTTAGAAGATGCAAAAGAAGATACAAATCATTTATATAGTGAAGTAAAACAAGAAGAGATAAAACCAGCTGAAATTTCAAAAGAAGAGATAAAACAAAAAGTTGAAGAGAATTTAGAAACAATAAAACCTCAAGTACAAGTACAAGAAGAAGTTTCAGATTCAAATCCTTTTGAAACTCCATTTGATATGGAACCAGAAACAAAAATTGAAGAACCAAATGTTGCAGATATAGTAATGAGTAGTGAAAATAATACTTTAGATTTAAATGTAATTGATGCTGTTGAATTTACTACACCATTTGATGAAAATTTTGAAGATACAAATTTTGAACCAAATGAGCAATATGAACAACCTGCTACTTCAAATAGTGTAGTTGAAGAACCTATTGTTCAAGAAACACAAAAAACTAATGAGATAGAACAACAAAATAGTACAATCGAAAATGAAGATAGTGATGATGCACTAAATGATGCTTTATCTTCTCATTTAGAGCAAGAAAAAGACCCAGCTTTTGAACTTTATGAAAAAGTTATAAATAGAGTATATGATAGAGATGTTAGATTGGGTGAGTGTTTTGAAGATAATTTTGTATTTAAAAGTTATGAAGATAAAAAACTTCAAATTATCTCTTATGCTCAAGGTGATGAGAGAAAATTTTTGTTTAAACACTTTGGAATATTAAAGACATTTATATATGATGTATTTGGAAGTGAAACTGAATTAGATTTTATAAAAGATGATTCGTCATCAACTCAAAAAAAAAAATCTAAAGTAGAAGAAAAACCTCAAATAAATGAAGAAGCAAATCCTGTTTCTTCACAAACTCAACAACAAGTAGTTGAACCACAAGCAATAGAAGATGACTTACAAGGTGGTTCTGGTTGTGTTGCTACTATGCATAATAGTGAAAAACCTACACCTTCTCAGCAAGAATTAGAAATAAATGATATCTTAAACTCAAAGATGCTTAATAAAGCAAAAGAGCTTTTTGATATAAAAAAAATAACAGTAAAGACAAAGACTTAA
- a CDS encoding DsbA family protein, giving the protein MSLTTKTLLISSLLFSSIYANSIDDKVISFEKKRFSSNKRVEIKDLSISMKKELPVKGWYGFVIDVNAQIANKNLNAKDTLFSNGEVIAPELVDMKTGKSFKEMMTPELTSIYYSKKRLIAGKDNAKDKLVVFSDPLCPFCIEFMPNVIEYVKKHDDIALYYYHFPLLQIHPASKIIVKAMLVAKQKGVKDIELKVYKANFTKYMTPEEKDASKILKTFNKLINTDIKLSELNNKTIDEEVFTDINMGENVMVEGTPTIFVNGKQDKTKLEYEMLGK; this is encoded by the coding sequence ATGTCTTTAACAACAAAGACACTACTTATAAGTTCACTTCTTTTTAGTAGTATATATGCAAATAGTATAGATGATAAAGTAATAAGTTTTGAAAAGAAAAGATTTTCAAGTAATAAAAGAGTTGAGATAAAAGATTTATCAATCAGCATGAAAAAAGAACTACCTGTTAAAGGATGGTACGGGTTTGTTATTGATGTAAATGCACAAATTGCAAATAAAAATCTAAATGCAAAAGATACTCTTTTCTCAAATGGAGAAGTTATTGCTCCTGAGTTAGTAGATATGAAAACAGGAAAATCATTTAAAGAAATGATGACTCCTGAACTAACAAGTATTTACTATAGTAAAAAAAGATTAATTGCAGGAAAAGATAATGCAAAAGATAAACTTGTAGTATTTTCTGATCCATTGTGTCCATTTTGTATAGAGTTTATGCCAAATGTAATTGAATATGTAAAAAAACATGATGATATAGCTTTATATTATTATCATTTCCCTCTTTTACAAATTCATCCAGCATCAAAAATAATAGTAAAAGCAATGCTTGTTGCTAAACAAAAAGGTGTAAAAGATATTGAGTTGAAAGTTTATAAAGCTAACTTTACAAAATATATGACTCCTGAAGAAAAAGATGCAAGTAAAATTTTAAAAACATTTAATAAACTTATAAATACAGATATAAAACTTAGTGAGTTAAATAATAAAACAATTGATGAAGAAGTTTTTACAGATATAAATATGGGTGAAAATGTAATGGTTGAAGGAACTCCAACTATATTTGTAAATGGAAAACAAGATAAAACAAAATTAGAATATGAAATGTTAGGAAAATAG
- the murI gene encoding glutamate racemase: protein MKIGVFDSGLGGLTVVKAISEHFKGADIFYIADTAYAPYGDKTQEEIRNRCIQITEFLIYSFNIEALIVACNTATSAAIKYLRDVYKDLIVIGTEPGIKPALNLTKTSKVAVLATKATLKGEKYQQLVENLSKGKDITLYEQACVGLVEQIENGEINSPKTYEMLKQWLLPMKEKNVDTIVLGCTHYPLVSDVIRDIMGNEINLIETGNAIANRLIYLTSLKGHNEENPLNISIGYTGKINRTMINKIFKDYNNKIEVRNCKI, encoded by the coding sequence TTGAAAATAGGTGTATTTGATTCTGGCCTCGGTGGATTAACTGTTGTAAAAGCAATTAGTGAACATTTTAAGGGTGCAGATATTTTTTATATAGCTGATACAGCATATGCTCCATATGGAGATAAGACGCAAGAAGAGATAAGGAATAGGTGCATTCAAATCACTGAATTTTTGATTTATTCTTTTAATATAGAAGCGTTAATTGTTGCTTGCAATACAGCAACTTCTGCTGCAATTAAATATTTAAGAGATGTATATAAAGATTTAATTGTAATAGGAACAGAACCAGGAATCAAACCAGCACTTAATTTAACAAAAACATCAAAAGTTGCAGTTTTGGCAACGAAAGCTACACTAAAAGGTGAAAAGTATCAACAGTTAGTTGAGAACTTATCTAAAGGTAAAGATATTACTTTATATGAACAAGCTTGCGTTGGTTTAGTTGAACAAATAGAAAATGGTGAAATTAATTCACCAAAAACTTATGAGATGTTAAAGCAGTGGCTTTTACCAATGAAAGAAAAAAATGTAGATACAATTGTTTTGGGTTGTACTCATTATCCTTTAGTTAGTGATGTAATAAGAGATATTATGGGGAATGAAATAAATTTAATCGAAACTGGAAATGCTATTGCAAATAGATTAATTTATTTGACTTCTTTAAAAGGGCATAATGAAGAGAATCCTTTAAATATATCAATTGGATATACAGGGAAAATTAATAGAACTATGATAAATAAAATTTTTAAAGATTATAACAATAAGATTGAAGTAAGGAATTGTAAGATATGA